The following are encoded together in the Pseudoalteromonas ruthenica genome:
- a CDS encoding TonB-dependent receptor domain-containing protein encodes MLKSKLALSLQVALGVGISSFVMPQALAAGDEEAKDIEVIAITGSRIRQPGAVSASPITSIGEKELRFQQEPEVEQILRTLPSTIPGDGSNVNNGSGGAATVNLRGLGSQRSLILVNGRRMIPYNYNGSVDTSVIPSALVERIDVVTGGASAVYGSDAIAGAVNFVLKDNFEGIALDTSHQQTDESDGDKSNISLTIGSNLADDRGNVVLSLDWMKRDQVLLGDRPLGLLGIETASGANYEQFLNGQPPVPAPSECEAPNSVESGGSTTAMPTRFGIVGAGTAGQFRNDGTLAADTCSVFNFNPYNFYQTPSERYSGTALARYNLTDDHEVYSSLTYSSISVDTQVAPSGTFGASFELPLFNPLIGDQAQQFMIDTGNNALADGLLSDSNWNDVNGNGVVDSEDYLTVQLRRRTLELGPRTERYDTSLFQFVTGVKGYVFDDWEYDVSFQYGESNRTTVRGGYTNLTNIQNALETEDGVTCLNGDPTCVPINLFGGFGTITDEMAGYATAIALQQQKYSQRIATATINGPIEFIEVPGAGAPLSMSFGYEYRKEKGLFEPDECLKLAPASCQGGAGGNQLPIEGGFSVDELFMEGYLPVLDGMAFADTLDVEFGFRWADYDTVGSNETWKLGFNWRPVSSVLVRVMQQQATRAPNVGEIASPVVTGLDNATSDPCSVANAGNISAELRQLCISTGMTDAQVGNVQDVISGQVQVISGSDPLNPPDAEEASTFTAGIVWTPEFDTLQNFTISLDYYDIDIDDIIGEFSAQEILDACYKLGDAQECAKIQRVGGDLTVAGAGIEQFTTNLKNLTAEGVELGFNFFVPLEDMGELQFSGTINKYLTQESQSSDTARIIDCKGYYSASCDPLAEMRWVQRTTWAMDDFTLSLQWRHIDGIDAEPVVADDYFPEFRSIDSYDYFDLYANYHLTDNITASLGIDNLFEKDPPVVGNEAGDTSSNSGNTFPSNYDVLGRKFKLGLRFQF; translated from the coding sequence ATGTTAAAATCTAAACTGGCGCTGTCGCTACAAGTAGCGCTCGGCGTAGGTATTTCTTCATTCGTTATGCCTCAAGCACTCGCTGCGGGGGATGAAGAAGCCAAGGATATCGAGGTCATTGCCATCACTGGTAGTCGTATTCGCCAGCCTGGCGCTGTCTCAGCCAGCCCCATCACGTCCATTGGCGAGAAAGAGCTGCGCTTCCAACAAGAACCTGAAGTAGAGCAAATTCTACGTACTTTACCATCCACTATTCCCGGTGACGGCAGTAACGTGAACAACGGCTCTGGCGGTGCAGCAACGGTCAACTTAAGAGGCTTGGGTTCTCAGCGTTCATTGATACTGGTTAATGGCCGGCGAATGATCCCATATAACTACAACGGTTCGGTAGATACCTCAGTGATCCCTTCGGCACTGGTAGAGCGCATCGATGTAGTTACTGGTGGTGCTTCGGCCGTTTATGGCTCTGATGCCATTGCTGGGGCGGTTAACTTTGTCCTTAAAGATAATTTTGAAGGGATAGCCTTAGACACCTCGCACCAGCAAACAGACGAAAGTGACGGCGATAAAAGTAATATATCGCTTACCATCGGTTCTAACCTCGCTGACGACAGAGGTAACGTCGTACTCTCATTGGACTGGATGAAGCGTGACCAAGTGCTCCTTGGCGATCGTCCGTTGGGTTTACTTGGTATCGAAACCGCATCAGGCGCTAACTATGAGCAATTCCTAAATGGTCAACCGCCCGTTCCAGCGCCCTCTGAGTGTGAGGCCCCTAACTCAGTAGAAAGTGGTGGTTCTACAACGGCCATGCCCACACGCTTTGGTATTGTCGGAGCGGGTACCGCAGGCCAATTTAGAAATGATGGCACACTTGCTGCCGATACCTGTAGCGTGTTCAACTTCAACCCCTACAACTTCTATCAGACACCGTCCGAGCGCTACTCTGGTACGGCTCTCGCTCGTTACAACCTCACCGACGATCATGAAGTTTATTCATCACTCACTTACAGCTCGATCTCGGTAGATACACAGGTTGCGCCATCAGGCACATTTGGTGCTAGTTTCGAATTGCCACTATTTAACCCGTTAATTGGCGATCAAGCACAGCAATTTATGATTGATACGGGCAACAACGCGCTCGCTGATGGTCTCTTAAGTGACAGTAACTGGAATGATGTCAACGGCAATGGCGTCGTCGACTCTGAGGACTATTTAACTGTGCAGTTACGTCGGCGTACACTCGAACTCGGCCCCCGTACAGAGCGCTATGACACCTCGTTGTTCCAGTTTGTCACTGGCGTGAAAGGTTATGTGTTTGACGACTGGGAGTATGATGTTAGTTTCCAATATGGTGAGTCCAACCGTACCACCGTACGCGGTGGCTACACCAACCTAACTAACATCCAAAATGCCCTTGAAACCGAAGACGGTGTCACCTGCTTAAACGGCGACCCAACGTGCGTACCCATCAACCTGTTTGGTGGCTTTGGCACCATTACCGATGAAATGGCCGGTTATGCTACAGCTATTGCATTACAGCAGCAAAAGTACAGCCAGCGTATCGCAACTGCGACCATCAATGGTCCGATTGAGTTTATTGAAGTGCCGGGCGCCGGCGCACCACTATCAATGAGCTTTGGTTACGAGTACCGCAAAGAAAAAGGCTTATTTGAGCCTGATGAATGTTTGAAACTTGCACCAGCGAGCTGTCAGGGCGGTGCTGGAGGTAACCAGTTGCCTATTGAAGGTGGCTTCAGTGTTGATGAGCTGTTCATGGAAGGGTACTTGCCAGTCTTAGACGGTATGGCATTTGCTGATACGCTTGATGTGGAGTTTGGTTTCCGTTGGGCAGACTACGATACCGTGGGCTCTAATGAAACCTGGAAGCTTGGTTTCAACTGGCGCCCAGTTAGCAGCGTATTAGTACGTGTTATGCAACAGCAAGCGACGCGAGCTCCGAATGTGGGTGAAATCGCCTCTCCTGTGGTAACTGGCCTTGATAACGCGACTAGCGACCCTTGCTCGGTTGCCAACGCCGGTAACATCAGTGCTGAACTGCGCCAACTATGTATTTCCACTGGCATGACCGATGCGCAAGTGGGTAACGTGCAAGATGTGATATCAGGTCAAGTGCAAGTGATCTCCGGAAGCGATCCACTTAATCCACCTGACGCTGAAGAAGCAAGCACCTTTACAGCAGGTATTGTTTGGACTCCAGAGTTCGATACCTTGCAAAACTTCACTATCAGTTTAGATTACTATGATATTGATATTGATGACATCATCGGCGAGTTTTCAGCACAAGAAATCCTCGATGCCTGTTACAAGTTAGGTGATGCACAAGAGTGTGCCAAAATACAACGTGTGGGTGGCGATTTAACCGTCGCTGGTGCCGGGATTGAACAATTCACTACCAACCTCAAGAACTTGACCGCTGAGGGGGTTGAACTGGGCTTCAATTTCTTCGTGCCACTTGAGGACATGGGTGAGCTGCAGTTCTCAGGAACCATCAACAAGTATCTAACTCAAGAATCGCAAAGCTCTGATACAGCGCGAATTATCGACTGTAAAGGGTATTACAGTGCCAGCTGTGATCCCCTCGCAGAGATGCGCTGGGTGCAACGTACTACGTGGGCGATGGACGACTTTACCCTGTCATTGCAATGGCGTCACATTGACGGCATTGACGCAGAGCCAGTCGTTGCCGACGATTACTTCCCAGAGTTTAGAAGTATCGATTCCTACGAT
- a CDS encoding OadG family protein, with protein sequence MDITALLIEAAWLMATGMVVVFVFLLILIGALRLMSYIFADTEQAQANQQASATTTHHSKRPSKAHIAAIAAAVHQYKKQ encoded by the coding sequence ATGGATATTACAGCATTGTTAATTGAAGCCGCTTGGCTTATGGCGACCGGTATGGTGGTGGTCTTTGTATTTCTACTCATATTGATAGGCGCTTTACGCCTAATGTCATATATCTTTGCCGATACAGAACAAGCACAAGCCAATCAACAAGCTAGCGCCACTACCACGCATCACAGTAAGCGCCCTTCAAAGGCGCATATTGCAGCTATTGCTGCGGCTGTGCATCAGTATAAGAAGCAATAA
- the oadA gene encoding sodium-extruding oxaloacetate decarboxylase subunit alpha, which yields MSKLKLTELVLRDAHQSLLATRMRLEDMLPIADKLDQVGFWSMESWGGATFDSCIRYLGEDPWHRIRALKAAMPNTKQQMLLRGQNLLGYRHYSDDVVTKFVERAHANGVDVFRIFDAMNDVRNLETAIKAAVNIGAHAQGTISYTVSPVHTLDMWLDQAKRLEDMGCHSICIKDMAGLLKPYDADKLIRGLKETVSLPIAMQCHATTGLSTATYQKAIDAGIDMLDTAVSSMSQTYGHSATETVVAIVEDTPRDTGLDQTLLEEIAAYFREVRKKYAQFEGSLKGVDGRILLAQVPGGMLTNMENQLKEQNAGDKLDEVLKEIPKVRKDLGYLPLVTPTSQIVGTQAVLNVLTGERYKSITKETAGVLKGEYGATPAPVDSQLQQRVLEGAEAISCRPADLIEPELDKLKEELDAHAKEQNLELADEVVDDVLTYALFPQIGLKFLANRNNPDAFEPAPSAEPEQPKAVAKAAPTKQGPERYSISVDGQAYDVVVAPGGELESVRAVEGEGENPPQSAAISGGETLNAPLTGNVFKVLVKPGQHVSEGDVVMIMEAMKMETEVRALHGGEVSDVLVREGDSVSAGDALIALV from the coding sequence ATGTCTAAATTAAAGCTTACCGAATTAGTACTGCGAGACGCGCATCAATCTTTATTGGCAACACGCATGCGCTTAGAGGATATGCTCCCGATCGCTGATAAGCTTGATCAGGTTGGGTTTTGGTCAATGGAGTCATGGGGTGGGGCCACCTTTGACTCCTGTATCCGTTATTTAGGTGAAGACCCTTGGCATCGTATCCGCGCCCTGAAAGCGGCGATGCCTAATACTAAACAGCAAATGCTACTGCGTGGTCAGAACTTACTCGGTTATCGTCATTACAGTGACGATGTCGTGACTAAGTTTGTCGAGCGCGCTCACGCCAACGGCGTTGATGTGTTTCGTATCTTTGATGCGATGAATGATGTGCGTAATTTAGAGACGGCAATCAAAGCCGCTGTAAATATTGGCGCCCATGCACAAGGCACTATCTCTTACACCGTTTCACCGGTCCACACGCTGGATATGTGGTTAGATCAGGCCAAGCGCCTAGAAGATATGGGTTGTCATTCTATTTGCATTAAAGATATGGCAGGGCTGTTAAAGCCCTATGATGCCGATAAATTGATCCGTGGCTTAAAGGAAACCGTGTCTTTACCCATTGCTATGCAATGCCATGCGACCACAGGACTAAGCACTGCAACCTATCAAAAGGCCATTGATGCAGGCATTGATATGCTTGATACGGCAGTTTCTAGTATGAGTCAAACCTATGGTCACAGTGCCACCGAGACCGTGGTTGCTATTGTAGAGGATACCCCGCGTGATACCGGTTTGGACCAAACGTTACTCGAGGAAATTGCGGCTTATTTTAGGGAAGTACGTAAGAAGTATGCGCAATTTGAAGGTAGCTTGAAAGGCGTTGATGGCCGCATCCTATTAGCGCAAGTGCCCGGTGGCATGCTCACAAATATGGAAAACCAGTTAAAAGAGCAAAACGCAGGCGATAAGTTAGACGAGGTACTCAAAGAAATCCCCAAAGTCCGCAAAGACTTAGGTTACTTACCTTTGGTCACCCCCACCTCACAAATTGTTGGCACTCAGGCCGTGTTGAATGTGCTTACCGGTGAGCGCTACAAATCTATTACTAAGGAAACCGCAGGCGTTCTTAAAGGTGAGTATGGAGCAACACCCGCACCGGTAGATAGCCAATTGCAACAGCGTGTTTTAGAAGGTGCAGAGGCAATTAGTTGCCGTCCTGCCGACCTCATTGAGCCTGAGCTAGACAAGCTGAAGGAGGAACTAGATGCTCATGCGAAAGAGCAGAACCTCGAGTTAGCAGACGAGGTGGTTGATGACGTTTTAACCTATGCACTATTCCCGCAAATCGGTTTAAAGTTCTTAGCGAATCGAAATAACCCTGATGCTTTCGAACCAGCGCCTAGCGCCGAGCCGGAGCAGCCAAAGGCTGTGGCAAAGGCGGCACCGACAAAGCAAGGGCCAGAGCGTTATAGCATTAGTGTCGATGGTCAGGCCTATGATGTTGTCGTCGCCCCCGGTGGTGAGTTGGAGAGTGTGCGTGCTGTTGAGGGTGAAGGTGAAAACCCACCGCAGTCGGCTGCGATTAGTGGCGGGGAAACACTGAATGCACCGCTAACGGGCAACGTTTTCAAGGTTTTAGTCAAACCTGGTCAGCACGTGAGTGAAGGTGATGTGGTTATGATCATGGAAGCGATGAAGATGGAAACTGAAGTGCGCGCATTGCACGGCGGTGAGGTCAGTGATGTGTTAGTGCGTGAAGGTGACTCCGTGAGCGCTGGCGATGCCTTAATTGCATTGGTTTAG